GAAATAAGTGTTGAAGAAATGGCAGAATATCTGAATATTGATGTTGAAACCTACAAAGAATATGAAGATGGAGTTTCTGATATTCCTGCAAGCATTCTATATGAAATTGCGCATAAATTTGACGTTGATATGGGTCTGTTACTTACTGGTGAAGAGACAAGGATGCATATCTTCACAATCACAAGGAAAGGTAAAGGAGCTGCAGTAGAAAGGCGCAAGCAGTACAAATATGAGAACCTTGCTGAAAAATTCATTCACAAAAAAGCAGAACCTTTTATTGTTACTGTTGAACCAAAGGATGAAACACCTTCTAAAAATTCACATCCAGGACAGGAGTTTGATTATGTCCTTGAGGGGACTTTAAAGATTTACATACATAATAATGAGATTATTTTAAATGAAGGGGATTCAATATTCTATGATTCCTCATACGAGCATGCAATGGAAGCATTAAACGATAAACCAGCTAGATTCCTTGCAATAGTCATGTAATCACAAAAAGGAGTTATAAAATGTCTTCACTATTAAATAAATTCGTTTCAAGGGTTGAGTTTGAATCATACGAAGATTTTAAAGAAAATTTCAGGATAAATGTTCCGGATAATTTCAATTTTGCCTATGATGTTGTTGATGAGTATGCAGAAAAAATTCCAGATAAAATAGCCATGGTCTGGTGCGATGATCATGATAATGACCGTGTATTTACCTTTGCAGATATGAAATATTACAGCGATAAAGCAGCCAACTTCTTCATAAAATGTGGAATTAAAAAAGGCGATACAGTAATGCTTACACTTAAAGCACGTTATGAATTCTGGTTCTGTATTTTAGGACTTCATAAAATAGGTGCAATAGCAATTCCAGCCACTCACATGCTTAGATCTGAAGACATCGTATACAGAGTAGAGCAGGCAAAAATTAAAATGGTAGTCTGCATCGCTGAGGACGGCGTTCCAGAGTATTTTGACGAAGCAGATGAAGAATTAAAAGACTTTGAACTTATAAAAGCCATTGTTGGTGATAAAGATAAAGAAGGATGGCTTAATTTCAGGAAAGAGATTGAAGAAGCTCCCCTTGAATTTGAACGCCCATCTGGAGATGCAAATACTA
This genomic window from Methanobacterium sp. contains:
- a CDS encoding cupin domain-containing protein, whose translation is EISVEEMAEYLNIDVETYKEYEDGVSDIPASILYEIAHKFDVDMGLLLTGEETRMHIFTITRKGKGAAVERRKQYKYENLAEKFIHKKAEPFIVTVEPKDETPSKNSHPGQEFDYVLEGTLKIYIHNNEIILNEGDSIFYDSSYEHAMEALNDKPARFLAIVM